The sequence ACTCATCTGGAATAACCAGGAAGGACCCAGGTCGATTTTCTTAAACGAATTAAAAACCATTTGATATGCGCATATTAATTGTAGAAGACGAAGAACTTGCCGTTAAAAAACTGCAGAAAACATTGCATGCTGTTTATCCAGCCGCTGAGGTGGTAGGCATCACAGAAAGCATCAAGACAACAGTTGAGTGGTTATTCAGCCATCCGCAACCTGACCTTATTTTGATGGATATTGAACTCTGCGATGGACAAAGTTTCGAGATATTCAACCTCTTTGATGTGAAGAGCCCGGTTATATTCACTACATCCTATGATGAGTTTGCCCTGAAAGCTTTTAAGGTGAATAGTGTGGATTACCTGCTGAAACCTGTACAAAAGGAAGAGTTGCAAGCGGCCATTGATAAGTACCAGCGGTTGACTGCAGAGCATAAGCCGGGTATTAATCTCGATAGTTTGGTGAAGGAACTGCAACTCAAACTGCAGCCAAAAGATTTCCGCAAGCGCTTCCTCGTAAAGCAGGCGCAGAAACTGGTATCGGTCGATGTTGAAGACATTGCCTATTTTTATAGTGATGGCCGGCTGAATTTCTTTAAGACTGAGGACAATAAAAAGTTTGTTGTAGACTATACCATGGATGAACTTGAAGACATGCTGGACCCGGCCCGGTTTTTCAGGATCAGCCGCTCTTTTTATGTTTCCGTAAACTGCATTGATAAGATCGACGATTATTTTGGCAACCGCCTCATCCTTGCTTTGCGACCTTCAGTGGACAAGGAAGCCCTGGTAAGCAGGGAAAAGGTCACCGATTTCAAAAAATGGATGGGTAAGTAATCAGGAGACCGGCAACTTGATGATCATCTGTGCATGGACCTTATGAAGGTTGATGGATAATGTTCCTTTGTTGTAGGCTATGCGGCGATCCATTTCCGGACTGTGGAAGAGGCTGTTGAATTGCTGCTGGTCCGGTTGCCCTTTATCTGCACTTACCCCAATTTTACAGTTTTAGCCACCTGCCTTTAACTAGCGGTGAATGAACTCTTTAAACAATTGGCTGTGGTTACATGGTTGAACGAATATTTCAGGGTCACTTGGGCGCCGGCATGATGCAGGAGAAAACAACTGAGGGAAAAATAATCAGGCACTTCAATAGCAGTTTTTGTATCTGCCAAAATCAGTTAACCTGCCGGTATTGGCGCCCCGTTGATACATTGCTTTTCGCAATTCATACATTGTTTTCCCCAATTCATTACGGGTACTGCATTTCATCCTGCAAAAACAACAGCTCATGCATGGTGTCATTTGCCCTGAAAGCAGATCTGCTGACCTTTGTGTTGTAATTATTTTCGTCATCATTCAACACAAAACAATGGAAAAGTATAGATTCTTTTTTCAGGTATTGAGCGGCATAAGCCTCTTGCCAATTCTGGCTATTATGGAGCTGGAACATCATCCGGAAAAAAATCCGGCAGCGCAGGGCCACAAACAAGAGGTCGCTGTGCAGGTAGCCATACAGGGCAAGTTAAATTAAACCACATTCCCCAAGGTTTAAAAAAGCGCAATATGAACTTCAACGTTTCATATCCCCGACAACTGATGGTTACTCTTTGGGTCTGCATTGCAGCATTCGACCTGGTAATGATCAGCTTTGTTCTACTGCTGGTTATATGACTGCAGGATGATCCCTGCAGTCATATCCTGCCTTTTAATTTGGTAAAGGCCTTACCATGATGTTCCTGAAATACACAACGCTTTTGGGGTCATGGCCCTGAAAGGCAAATGTACCACTGGAGATCAGTCTTTTGGGATGGTTATCCAAGCGCAAAGGATTCTCTGGTTCAGTATAATCCACCACAACCGTATCATTGATCTTGATGATCACATGTTTGCCTTCTACTTTAATATATTCTGTGTACCATACATTGTCTTTTACATATACTTCTTTCACATCTACAATGTCATACAGACTTCCGGTTCGTTTATTATCGCCATGGGAATTATTCACCTGCACTTCATAGCCTTTTTCAGGAAAGCCTGCTTCCTGGAATTCTGTATGGAAATAAATGCCGGAATTGGATCCGGGTGTGGTCATTACCTCAGCTTTAAACTCGAAGTTTTTGAACTGGTGGTTGCTGACAGGACCATCATAAAACAAATGCGCAACCGGACCAGCTACTTTTATACTGCCATTTTCTATTGAAAAGGTAGATGCATTATTTCCTACTTTCCAGCCATTCAGGGATTTTCCGTCAAAGAGCGCGATCCATTCTTTAGGCTTGGGCCTGAAAGCTGCGGTTATTGCGAAAATTGCTAGGAGCACTAGGGCCAGGGAACCATTTTTTTTCATGTCTTGATCAGTTAAATGTCATTTATTGATTTAATGTACTAATTGTTTTTGAACCGTGGACCGGATTTTTTTTCAACAAGTGGTTACATCCCGGAACGGGGTGGTTACTCATTGTTACAAGAGATTTAAAACATACTAAAACAAAGAGATATGAAAAAGTTAGTAATTGTATTTATCCTGGCAGCAAGCCTTTGTTCATGCGACAAATTCGTAAATGGCCCGCATGGCCTGGATGATTCTTCCCAAAACACACCATCAAATATTCCTTCAGCTGTGAAAAATGCATTTAATGCGAAGTATCCAACAGCCAGCCGTATGGAATGGGAGCCGGAAGATGGTAATACCTGGAAAGTGAAATTCTATCTGGACGGTGTTCGCTGGGAAGCATTTTTTAATGCAGACGGCAGCTTTATCTCCGCCAATATTAAATAAAAAGACAGCTAAAGGGTACAACCATGCAGGATTGTATCCTTTAGCTGTCTTTATTATCTGGGTTTTATTTGATTTCGTTCAACCAGGATTCCACATAGGCCCTGGCTGGCTCAACTACTTCCTTGCCCGCCCGGAAAGCCATTTTCCAGCGGTTACTTTTGCTTTCATAAGCACGGTTCACAAAGTAGTTCTTCCCGTTTTTTGAAGTCAGTTCAGCAGAGAAGTCAATATCCCTGGTTTCGGCTAAAAATTGCTGCAACCGCTGTTTTACAAAAAGCATGTGGTTGGTTGGATATTCCGCTTCCCATGTATCTATGGCACGCTGGTAATTCTCCTTATTTGATTTCACCATGTCCGGGTATCCTTTTGCATAGCCGGCAAACTGTTTATTGTTTGGGTCTTCGGCCTCTTTCAGTTGCTTTTTGGCATCCACCAGCACTTTCTCAAAAATGGGTTTTGTATTCGCATCTGCTTTTTTGATCGTTTCTTCCATTTCGGCAATGGATTTTTTGTACATCGCAATGGTTTCTTTCCGCATATCTTCCGGGGACTGTACCACCTGTTCCGTTGGTTTATTGTCCAGTTTCAGGCTGGCATATTCTTTCTTGAATGCCTCCGATGCCGTATGTTTTTTGATGTATTCCAACAGGTCTTTTGTGATGGCTGAACGATTACCGATGGCAATGTTTTTGGCGTTTTTCAGGC comes from Flavihumibacter fluvii and encodes:
- a CDS encoding LytR/AlgR family response regulator transcription factor → MRILIVEDEELAVKKLQKTLHAVYPAAEVVGITESIKTTVEWLFSHPQPDLILMDIELCDGQSFEIFNLFDVKSPVIFTTSYDEFALKAFKVNSVDYLLKPVQKEELQAAIDKYQRLTAEHKPGINLDSLVKELQLKLQPKDFRKRFLVKQAQKLVSVDVEDIAYFYSDGRLNFFKTEDNKKFVVDYTMDELEDMLDPARFFRISRSFYVSVNCIDKIDDYFGNRLILALRPSVDKEALVSREKVTDFKKWMGK
- a CDS encoding 3-keto-disaccharide hydrolase, with the protein product MKKNGSLALVLLAIFAITAAFRPKPKEWIALFDGKSLNGWKVGNNASTFSIENGSIKVAGPVAHLFYDGPVSNHQFKNFEFKAEVMTTPGSNSGIYFHTEFQEAGFPEKGYEVQVNNSHGDNKRTGSLYDIVDVKEVYVKDNVWYTEYIKVEGKHVIIKINDTVVVDYTEPENPLRLDNHPKRLISSGTFAFQGHDPKSVVYFRNIMVRPLPN